One Ananas comosus cultivar F153 linkage group 1, ASM154086v1, whole genome shotgun sequence DNA window includes the following coding sequences:
- the LOC109717220 gene encoding 5-dehydro-2-deoxygluconokinase isoform X1: MALRTLNPPISWSPHPSFVPGDRSLLRILHPWHDPWLPPLAGARIRRGARAAAAAVARNGRFHGGGGEVGGGGEGARRGVKKDVDLATLGNLCVDIVLSVPSLPPAPPEERRAYMERLAASPPDKTSWEAGGNCNLAIAAARLGLHCVTLGHVGEEIYGNFLLDVLRDESIQFVGMNDDAEATSSSSSYETLLCWVLVDPFQRHGFCSVTDFSEEPAFNWLSKLSSQVKVAIQQSKIIFCNGYAFDELCPDVLVSALECAIDSGTAVFFDPGPRGKTLLHGTSGEQRALDLFLRFSDVLLLTAEEAESLTGITNPIRAGQELARKGARSQWVIVKMGSKGSVLITKSSISCAPAFKVNIVDTVGCGDSFTAAIAFGFLKGMPAVNTLALANAVGAATAMGCGAGRNVAHLDKVLELLKQSNLNEDDELWSEIINNSSSESRVNLLSKSPINGCSDRLLRVPSRSVVSELLPMFEAAYERSLTQP; the protein is encoded by the exons ATGGCACTCCGAACCCTAAACCCTCCCATCTCATGGAGCCCGCACCCATCCTTCGTTCCCGGGGACAGATCCCTCCTTCGGATCCTACACCCGTGGCACGATCCCTGGCTCCCGCCGCTCGCCGGAGCAAGGATCCGACGAGGagcccgcgccgccgccgccgccgtcgccaggAATGGGAGGTTCcacggcggaggaggcgaagtGGGAGGTGGAGGTGAGGGAGCGAGGAGAGGGGTTAAGAAGGACGTGGACCTCGCGACGCTGGGGAATCTCTGCGTCGACATCGTACTCAGCGTCCCGAGCTTACCCCCGGCGCCGCCTGAGGAGAGGAGGGCGTATATGGAGAGGTTAGCTGCTTCGCCTCCCGATAAG ACATCATGGGAAGCTGGCGGTAACTGCAACTTGGCCATTGCTGCAGCAAGGTTGGGGCTTCATTGTGTCACCCTTGGTCATGTAGGTGAGGAAATCTATGGAAATTTCCTTCTTGACGTGCTTCGGGATGAGAGCATTCAGTTTGTTGGAATGAATGACGATGCTGAAGCTACTAGTTCTAGTTCTTCTTATGAAACACTTCTGTGCTGGGTTCTTGTGGACCCATTTCAAAGGCATGGTTTTTGCAG TGTTACTGATTTCAGCGAAGAGCCTGCATTTAATTGGCTTAGTAAACTATCTAGCCAAGTCAAGGTGGCTATTCAACAATCCAAGATAATTTTCTGCAATGGGTATGCTTTTGACGAACTTTGCCCAGATGTGCTTGTCTCTGCTCTTGAGTGTGCTATCGATTCTGGGACAGCAGTGTTCTTTGATCCTGGTCCTCGCGGAAAAACACTTCTTCATGGGACTTCTGGAGAGCAGAGGGCCCTTGATTTGTTCCTGAGGTTCAGTGATGTTCTTCTTTTAACTGCAGAAGAG GCTGAGTCATTAACAGGGATCACGAACCCAATTCGAGCAGGACAGGAATTGGCAAGAAAAGGGGCTCGCTCGCAGTGGGTGATAGTCAAAATGGGTTCAAAAGGATCTGTTCTTATCACCAAATCCTCTATTTCGTGTGCACCTGCATTTAAG GTGAACATTGTTGACACTGTTGGATGCGGAGATAGTTTTACAGCCGCGATAGCTTTCGGTTTCCTTAAGGGCATGCCAGCTGTCAATACATTAGCGCTTGCAAATGCTGTGGGGGCCGCAACTGCCATGGGTTGCGGTGCTGGTCGAAATGTCGCCCATTTGGACAAAGTTTTGGAACTACTGAAGCAATCCAATCTCAACGAGGATGACGAATTATGGAGTGAGATTATCAACAATAGTTCTTCAGAATCTCGGGTCAATCTTCTATCCAAATCACCTATCAATGGATGCAGCGACCGACTTTTGCGTGTTCCCTCTAGGAGTGTTGTTTCGGAACTCCTACCAATGTTTGAGGCAGCTTATGAAAGAAGTTTAACACAGCCTTGa
- the LOC109717220 gene encoding fructokinase-1 isoform X2, translating to MALRTLNPPISWSPHPSFVPGDRSLLRILHPWHDPWLPPLAGARIRRGARAAAAAVARNGRFHGGGGEVGGGGEGARRGVKKDVDLATLGNLCVDIVLSVPSLPPAPPEERRAYMERLAASPPDKTSWEAGGNCNLAIAAARLGLHCVTLGHVGEEIYGNFLLDVLRDESIQFVGMNDDAEATSSSSSYETLLCWVLVDPFQRHGFCSEEPAFNWLSKLSSQVKVAIQQSKIIFCNGYAFDELCPDVLVSALECAIDSGTAVFFDPGPRGKTLLHGTSGEQRALDLFLRFSDVLLLTAEEAESLTGITNPIRAGQELARKGARSQWVIVKMGSKGSVLITKSSISCAPAFKVNIVDTVGCGDSFTAAIAFGFLKGMPAVNTLALANAVGAATAMGCGAGRNVAHLDKVLELLKQSNLNEDDELWSEIINNSSSESRVNLLSKSPINGCSDRLLRVPSRSVVSELLPMFEAAYERSLTQP from the exons ATGGCACTCCGAACCCTAAACCCTCCCATCTCATGGAGCCCGCACCCATCCTTCGTTCCCGGGGACAGATCCCTCCTTCGGATCCTACACCCGTGGCACGATCCCTGGCTCCCGCCGCTCGCCGGAGCAAGGATCCGACGAGGagcccgcgccgccgccgccgccgtcgccaggAATGGGAGGTTCcacggcggaggaggcgaagtGGGAGGTGGAGGTGAGGGAGCGAGGAGAGGGGTTAAGAAGGACGTGGACCTCGCGACGCTGGGGAATCTCTGCGTCGACATCGTACTCAGCGTCCCGAGCTTACCCCCGGCGCCGCCTGAGGAGAGGAGGGCGTATATGGAGAGGTTAGCTGCTTCGCCTCCCGATAAG ACATCATGGGAAGCTGGCGGTAACTGCAACTTGGCCATTGCTGCAGCAAGGTTGGGGCTTCATTGTGTCACCCTTGGTCATGTAGGTGAGGAAATCTATGGAAATTTCCTTCTTGACGTGCTTCGGGATGAGAGCATTCAGTTTGTTGGAATGAATGACGATGCTGAAGCTACTAGTTCTAGTTCTTCTTATGAAACACTTCTGTGCTGGGTTCTTGTGGACCCATTTCAAAGGCATGGTTTTTGCAG CGAAGAGCCTGCATTTAATTGGCTTAGTAAACTATCTAGCCAAGTCAAGGTGGCTATTCAACAATCCAAGATAATTTTCTGCAATGGGTATGCTTTTGACGAACTTTGCCCAGATGTGCTTGTCTCTGCTCTTGAGTGTGCTATCGATTCTGGGACAGCAGTGTTCTTTGATCCTGGTCCTCGCGGAAAAACACTTCTTCATGGGACTTCTGGAGAGCAGAGGGCCCTTGATTTGTTCCTGAGGTTCAGTGATGTTCTTCTTTTAACTGCAGAAGAG GCTGAGTCATTAACAGGGATCACGAACCCAATTCGAGCAGGACAGGAATTGGCAAGAAAAGGGGCTCGCTCGCAGTGGGTGATAGTCAAAATGGGTTCAAAAGGATCTGTTCTTATCACCAAATCCTCTATTTCGTGTGCACCTGCATTTAAG GTGAACATTGTTGACACTGTTGGATGCGGAGATAGTTTTACAGCCGCGATAGCTTTCGGTTTCCTTAAGGGCATGCCAGCTGTCAATACATTAGCGCTTGCAAATGCTGTGGGGGCCGCAACTGCCATGGGTTGCGGTGCTGGTCGAAATGTCGCCCATTTGGACAAAGTTTTGGAACTACTGAAGCAATCCAATCTCAACGAGGATGACGAATTATGGAGTGAGATTATCAACAATAGTTCTTCAGAATCTCGGGTCAATCTTCTATCCAAATCACCTATCAATGGATGCAGCGACCGACTTTTGCGTGTTCCCTCTAGGAGTGTTGTTTCGGAACTCCTACCAATGTTTGAGGCAGCTTATGAAAGAAGTTTAACACAGCCTTGa